One Spinacia oleracea cultivar Varoflay chromosome 4, BTI_SOV_V1, whole genome shotgun sequence DNA segment encodes these proteins:
- the LOC110778749 gene encoding uncharacterized protein, which translates to MCRVWLISNMFFVRCVEFGIMKRRERSWMYDRLDGRNLKPDFLKGVGEFIEFCKEHPTCNDGDKIRCPCPLCDNRRFHDTETVRVHLYKKGFVRNYYQWICQGESLVESSSVQPNQYRDMVIDALGNNQEHLVNEEGNSVEEEPNDEAKKFIDLLKAAGDPLYEGSKLSVLEMASRIASLKCEFNLQHRCVDGFASLMNDAIPNNNQMGRTFNSTKKVLEGLELPHERIHTCPKGKL; encoded by the exons ATGTGTAGGGTGTGGTTAATTAGTAACATGTTTTTTGTGAGATGTGTAGAATTTGGTATCATGAAAAGAAGAGAGCGTAGTTGGATGTATGATAGACTCGACGGGCGCAATCTTAAGCCCGACTTTCTCAAGGGGGTTGGAGAGTTCATTGAGTTTTGCAAAGAGCATCCAACATGCAATGATGGTGACAAAATAAGATGCCCATGCCCCTTGTGTGATAACAGGCGTTTTCATGATACTGAAACAGTTAGAGTACATTTGTACAAGAAGGGGTTTGTTCGTAATTACTATCAATGGATATGTCAAGGGGAAAGCTTAGTAGAGTCCTCGAGTGTTCAGCCAAATCAATATCGGGATATGGTTATTGATGCTCTTGGAAATAATCAAGAGCATTTGGTGAATGAAGAGGGTAATTCAGTTGAAGAAGAACCAAATGATGAAGCTAAGAAGTTTATAGACCTTCTAAAGGCAGCTGGAGATCCATTATATGAAGGGAGCAAACTCTCTGTGTTGGAGATGGCATCAAGAATTGCAAGTTTGAAATGTGAATTCAACTTACAACACAGGTGTGTGGATGGGTTTGCATCTTTGATGAATGATGCGATTCCAAATAACAACCAAATGGGTAGAACTTTCAATAGCACAAAGAAGGTTCTTGAGGGCTTGGAACTTCCTCATGAGAGGATCCACACATGCcctaaag GAAAACTATGA
- the LOC130459342 gene encoding zinc finger protein 11-like: protein MDNTNNTSFCYDNNNNNKVKQDNNTSSYYYVDDHGSHMMMMMGSSYSWPPRSYTCSFRKREFRSAQALGGHMNVHRRDRAQLVFRLRTLNHFPMRPNNLPIIISNNNNTNTINLNLPPSTPSTPIRRLTIKVADTDTDKVSIV from the coding sequence ATGGATAATACAAACAACACTTCTTTTTGCTacgacaataacaacaacaacaaagtaaAACAAGATAATAATACTAGTAGTTATTATTATGTTGATGATCATGGTTCtcatatgatgatgatgatgggttCATCATATTCATGGCCACCAAGGTCATACACATGCAGTTTTCGCAAGAGGGAGTTTAGATCTGCTCAAGCACTTGGAGGACATATGAATGTCCATAGAAGAGATAGAGCTCAACTAGTATTCAGGCTACGAACACTTAATCATTTCCCCATGAGACCTAATAATCTTCCTATTATTAtctctaataataataatactaataccATTAATCTTAATCTTCCTCCATCAACACCATCTACACCCATTAGAAGATTGACGATTAAAGTAGCAGACACTGATACTGACAAGGTTTCAATTGTGTAA
- the LOC110802342 gene encoding putative pentatricopeptide repeat-containing protein At3g18840, with product MHLKSLKEVLLFHSQAIKSGFQSIIFTTNQLIHYYAKNGFLRHAHKLFDEMPERNVYSWNTIIAAHLKNHDLKKAEFLFNSSPHKDLVTYNSMLAGYVNNVDDKPELEHERSDLALRLFVEMQSSQIHGGSCSRIDEFTVTTMLNLVAKLCFVSLGTQLHSYMVKSGNVFSGFSCSSLIDMYSKCGCFREAIRVFNECRGCLDSVSKNAIVAACCRESELDLALDIFWHEVELNDTISWNTIISGFVQNGFHEKAFRLFICMMENGIRLNNHTFASILGACSSMRNLKLGKEIHAHVLKAGFIENSFISSGVVDVYCKCGNMDYAKFAYTTSSIGNAFSISSMIVAYSLMGNMEEARRLFDTLIEQNTVVWTALFSGYVKSQCCEEAFNLLSEFLAKEANVIPDALILMSMLGACAIQASLHPGKQIHSYILKSVTKIDGKLLSSMIDMYSKCGHITYAERIFLQVKERDSVLYNVMITGYAHHGKENEAIMLFKEMCERDNIRPNAATFVALLSTCRHAGLVELGENYFHAMESDYGIQPEADHYACMIDLYGRANQLEKASALMERVPFEPDAVLLGAFLNACRINRNLELAREAEEKLLRIEGESGSRYVQLANVYASEGNWVEVGRIRKKMKGKEVKKLAGCSWIHLENGVTIFTSGDTSHLKSDAIYSLLACLVAEINHLAVVERSKALA from the coding sequence ATGCACCTGAAATCTCTGAAAGAGGTTCTGTTATTCCATTCTCAGGCCATAAAATCTGGGTTTCAATCCATCATCTTCACAACAAATCAGCTAATCCACTATTATGCGAAAAATGGGTTTTTGCGGCATGCCCACAAACTGTTTGATGAAATGCCTGAACGAAATGTATACTCTTGGAACACCATCATTGCTGCCCACTTAAAGAATCATGATTTAAAGAAAGCTGAATTCCTTTTTAACTCTTCACCACACAAGGACTTGGTCACTTACAATTCTATGTTAGCTGGGTATGTCAATAATGTTGATGATAAGCCTGAGCTCGAGCATGAAAGGAGTGATCTTGCTCTTAGACTCTTTGTTGAGATGCAATCATCCCAAATTCATGGTGGTAGTTGTAGTAGAATTGATGAGTTCACTGTCACTACTATGCTTAACTTGGTTGCCAAGTTATGTTTCGTGTCTCTAGGAACACAGTTGCATTCATATATGGTGAAGAGTGGGAATGTTTTTAGTGGGTTTTCTTGTAGTTCACTTATTGACATGTATTCTAAATGTGGGTGTTTTCGAGAAGCCATTCGAGTTTTTAATGAATGTAGgggttgtttggattctgtatcTAAGAATGCTATAGTTGCTGCTTGTTGTAGAGAAAGTGAGTTGGATTTGGCTTTGGATATCTTTTGGCACGAGGTGGAGTTGAATGATACTATATCATGGAATACAATCATTTCTGGTTTTGTTCAGAATGGTTTTCATGAGAAGGCATtcagattatttatttgtatgatgGAAAATGGGATTAGATTAAATAACCATACTTTTGCTAGCATTTTAGGTGCTTGTTCGAGTATGAGGAACCTGAAGCTTGGGAAGGAAATCCATGCACATGTTTTGAAGGCTGGATTTAttgagaattcttttattagcAGTGGTGTTGTTGACGTCTACTGTAAGTGTGGCAATATGGATTATGCAAAGTTTGCTTATACAACATCTAGTATAGGGAACGCCTTTTCAATCAGTTCGATGATTGTGGCGTACTCATTGATGGGAAACATGGAGGAAGCTCGAAGGCTTTTTGACACATTGATTGAGCAGAACACTGTAGTTTGGACAGCATTGTTTTCGGGGTATGTGAAATCGCAATGTTGTGAAGAGGCATTTAACCTTTTATCAGAATTTCTAGCTAAAGAAGCAAATGTTATTCCAGATGCGTTGATACTAATGAGTATGCTTGGTGCTTGTGCTATACAAGCCTCCTTGCATCCTGGAAAGCAAATTCATTCTTACATATTAAAGTCCGTGACAAAAATAGATGGTAAACTTCTGAGTTCAATGATTGACATGTACTCAAAATGTGGCCATATAACATATGCAGAGAGAATTTTCTTACAAGTCAAAGAAAGGGATTCAGTCCTTTATAATGTGATGATTACTGGTTATGCTCATCATGGGAAAGAAAATGAGGCCATTATGTTGTTCAAGGAGATGTGTGAGAGAGATAATATTAGACCAAATGCTGCAACTTTTGTGGCTCTTTTATCAACTTGTAGGCATGCTGGCTTGGTAGAATTAGGTGAAAATTACTTTCATGCCATGGAAAGTGATTATGGTATTCAACCAGAAGCTGATCACTATGCTTGTATGATTGATCTCTATGGAAGGGCTAATCAGCTGGAAAAGGCATCTGCTTTAATGGAAAGAGTTCCTTTTGAACCAGATGCTGTTTTATTGGGTGCTTTTCTAAATGCTTGTAGGATAAACAGGAATTTAGAATTGGCTAGAGAAGCAGAGGAGAAGCTATTGAGGATTGAAGGTGAAAGTGGGTCCCGTTATGTGCAATTGGCTAACGTATATGCTTCAGAAGGAAACTGGGTCGAGGTAGGAAGGATAAGGAAGAAGATGAAAGGAAAGGAGGTTAAGAAGCTTGCAGGATGCAGTTGGATACATCTGGAGAATGGTGTTACTATCTTTACTTCTGGTGATACCTCTCACTTGAAATCAGATGCAATCTACTCTCTGCTTGCTTGCTTAGTTGCAGAAATTAACCACCTCGCCGTGGTTGAAAGGTCTAAGGCACTTGCCTAG